A genomic stretch from Setaria italica strain Yugu1 chromosome VII, Setaria_italica_v2.0, whole genome shotgun sequence includes:
- the LOC101768857 gene encoding zinc-finger homeodomain protein 8-like: MMDQLSLVPYEGAGGGGDGGGKYKECMRNHAAAMGGQAFDGCGEYMPSSPDSLKCAACGCHRSFHRRAAGSSSSCGGGGGAAPFFFRPPVPALPAPPQPHYHHHHQAALQAFLPSVPAAGVAPHLALPYHAVPNAAAAPWLARSGSETPPRPDDFGVGVAGLGLVGGSGGGSGSFGRKRFRTKFTPEQKERMREFAEKQGWRIQRNDDGELERFCDEIGVKRQVLKVWMHNHKNQLASTSPTSAVGMNPAAAGIGINPTAAGIGTGAGVAGDGDGDDDDTDDSPPRAAVSSPSPSPISV, encoded by the coding sequence ATGATGGATCAGCTGAGCCTGGTGCCCTACGAGGGGGctggaggcggtggcgacggcggcggcaagtaCAAGGAGTGCATGCGCAACCACGCGGCGGCCATGGGCGGGCAGGCGTTCGACGGCTGCGGCGAGTACATGCCGTCGTCGCCGGACTCGCTCAAGTGCGCGGCCTGCGGGTGCCACCGCAGcttccaccgccgcgccgcgggctcctcctcatcctgcggcggcggcggcggcgcggcgcccttcttcttccgcccgccggtgccggcgctgcccgcgccgccgcagccgcactaccaccaccaccaccaggccgCGCTGCAGGCCTTCCTCCCCTCTgtgccggcggccggggtggcgccGCACCTCGCGCTGCCGTACCACGCCGTGCCCAACGCCGCGGCCGCCCCGTGGCTCGCGCGCTCCGGGTCCGagacgccgccccggcccgacgacttcggcgtcggcgtcgcgggCCTCGGCCTAgtcggcgggagcggcggcggcagcggcagcttcGGGCGGAAGCGGTTCCGCACCAAGTTCACCCCGGAGCAGAAGGAGCGGATGCGCGAGTTCGCGGAGAAGCAGGGGTGGCGCATCCAGCGGAACGACGACGGCGAGCTGGAGCGCTTCTGCGACGAGATCGGCGTCAAGCGGCAGGTGCTCAAGGTGTGGATGCACAACCACAAGAACCAGctcgcctccacctccccaaCCTCCGCCGTCGGCATGAACCCCGCGGCCGCTGGCATCGGCATCAACCCGACCGCTGCAGGCATCGGCACCGGCGCTGGCGTCGCCGGTGAcggggacggcgacgacgacgacaccgaCGActccccgccccgcgccgccgtctcctccccctccccgtccCCCATCAGTGTCTAG